Sequence from the Stenotrophomonas sp. 364 genome:
CGCCCCGGCCACCGCGCGCAAGGTGGCCGAAGCGGCCGCAGCGCGTGGCCTGCAGATGCTCGACGCACCGGTGTCCGGTGGCACTGCCGGTGCGCAGGCCGGCACGCTGACCTTCATCGTTGGCGGCGAGGAAGACGCGCTCGAACGTGCGCGCCCGATCCTGCAGGCGATGGGCAAGAACATTTTCCACGTGGGCGCCAGCGGTGCAGGCCAGGTGGCCAAGCTGTGCAACAACATGGCGCTGGGCGTGATTATGGCCGTCACCGGCGAATCGATCGCCCTGGGTGTCGCGCACGGGCTGGACCCCAAGGTGCTGTCGCAGATGATGGCGGTCAGCACCGGCCGCAGTTGGGCTACCGAGGTATGCAACCCGTGGCCGGGCGTGCTGGACAATGCCCCCGCCTCGCGCGGCTACAGCGGCGGCTTCGGCAGCGACCTGATGCTCAAGGACATGGGCCTGGCGGTGGAAGCGGCGATGAGCGTCGGCGCCTCGATCCCGCTCGGCGAACTGGCGCGCAACCTGTATTCGATGAACCACCAGGCCGGCCGCGGCAAACTGGATTTCTCCAGCGTTGTCCAGCTGATCGCCAACGAAAAGTAACGCGTAGTGCCGGGCTCTGCCCGGCAACCTCATGAATCCAGACACGACCGGGTAGGCAACGACCGTTGGTCGTGGCTGCCAGACCAGACGCATCCCGCGGGCACACCCACGGGAGCCACCGCGGTGGGATGGGCGGTTGCCAGGCTATCGAGCCAGGCAGCCGCCCATTTTTTTACCCGTGCGTCAGGTGCCGCCCGTAGGCCGGTACGGCACCTGCGGCATCAGGCAACGGTCAGCGTCACGTCGATGTTGCCGCGGGTCGCGTTGGAGTACGGGCACACGATGTGCGCCTTCTGCACCAGCTCTTCCACCTGCTCGCGCGGCAGGCCCGGGACCGAGATCTCCAGCGCCACCTCGATGCCGAAGCCGGTCGGGATCTGGCCGATGCCCACCTTGCCGGTGATCGCGGTATCGGCCGGCAGCGCAACCTTGGCCTGGCCGGCCACGAACTTCAGCGCGCCCAGGAAGCAGGCCGAGTAGCCGGCGGCGAACAGCTGTTCCGGGTTGGTGCCGGGGCCGCCCGCGCCGCCCAGCTCGCGCGGGGTCGACAGCTGCACGTCCAGCACGTTGTCGGACGAGGTGGCGTGGCCTTCACGGCCGCCGGTAGCGGTGGCGGTGGCGGTGTACAGAACCTTTTCGATGGACATGGGAATCTCCTGCGGCGTGAATGGGGTGGGCCAGATGGCAGGTGTACTTTGACCGGTCCAGGGGTACGTTGGGTTACATTTCGTCTGTCAAACTTGACCAGGAGTCCAGAATGGTCGATCGCCTGCAGTCCCTGCTGAGCCGTTTTGCGGTCAGCGCCGAAGTTTTCCACGCCGGTCCGCTGTGCGGTATCAACGACCTGCCCGCCGATGGCGAACGCGGCCAGCTGCACCTCATCCGCGAGGGCCAGGTGCGCGTGGAGCACGCCGACGGCAGCGTGCTGCAGATCGACCAGCCCAGCGTGCTGCTGTACCCACGTCCGCTGGCGCATCGCTTCGTTACCGATGCGGGGCGCGGCGCCGACTTCGCCTGCGCCCACCTGCAGTTCGAGGGGGCCGGCAACAACCCGGTGGCCAGCGCGCTGCCGCCGATCATCTGCCTGCCGTTGGACCAGCTCTACGGCGGCCAGCCCATCCTGTCGCTGTTGTTCGAAGAAGCCTTCGCCCAGCGCTGCGGCCGCCAGGCGCTGCTCGACCGTCTGTTTGAAGTGGTGCTGATCCAGATCCTGCGCGCGCTGATGGAAAGCGGCCAGTTGCGCGTGGGCCTGCTCGCCGGCATGGCCCATCCGCGCCTGCGCCACGCGCTGGTGGCCATGCACGAGGCACCGGCCGACGAATGGACGCTGGAGTCGCTGGCCCAGCGTGCCGGCATGTCACGCAGCGCGTTCGCCGACAGCTTCCGCGACACCATCGGCAGCACCCCCGGCCACTATCTGCAGGGCTGGCGCACGCGGCTGGTGCAGCAGGCCTTGCGCAAGGGGCAGCCGCTCAAGCGCA
This genomic interval carries:
- the mmsB gene encoding 3-hydroxyisobutyrate dehydrogenase, which translates into the protein MSRIAFIGLGNMGGPMAANLAKAGHAVRVFDLVPAAVQAAVDAGATAAHSALDTLADAEIVISMLPASRHVEGVYLGDDGLLGDIPGGALVIDCSTIAPATARKVAEAAAARGLQMLDAPVSGGTAGAQAGTLTFIVGGEEDALERARPILQAMGKNIFHVGASGAGQVAKLCNNMALGVIMAVTGESIALGVAHGLDPKVLSQMMAVSTGRSWATEVCNPWPGVLDNAPASRGYSGGFGSDLMLKDMGLAVEAAMSVGASIPLGELARNLYSMNHQAGRGKLDFSSVVQLIANEK
- a CDS encoding organic hydroperoxide resistance protein, whose translation is MSIEKVLYTATATATGGREGHATSSDNVLDVQLSTPRELGGAGGPGTNPEQLFAAGYSACFLGALKFVAGQAKVALPADTAITGKVGIGQIPTGFGIEVALEISVPGLPREQVEELVQKAHIVCPYSNATRGNIDVTLTVA
- a CDS encoding AraC family transcriptional regulator yields the protein MVDRLQSLLSRFAVSAEVFHAGPLCGINDLPADGERGQLHLIREGQVRVEHADGSVLQIDQPSVLLYPRPLAHRFVTDAGRGADFACAHLQFEGAGNNPVASALPPIICLPLDQLYGGQPILSLLFEEAFAQRCGRQALLDRLFEVVLIQILRALMESGQLRVGLLAGMAHPRLRHALVAMHEAPADEWTLESLAQRAGMSRSAFADSFRDTIGSTPGHYLQGWRTRLVQQALRKGQPLKRIAIDVGYGSEAALSRAFKAQTGLSPRQWKQGVAPGA